From Clostridium sp. SY8519:
ATGCTCAACCGAAAAAATACAGGATTCGTATTAAATGCTGTACACAGTAAAGAAGGATGTTATACTTATATTAAAGAAATCATCGAGGGCAATTCCGTCCTGCTGCTGGCACAGGAAGAAAAAGAGGCAGTAGAGATGGCCATGCATTCACAGGAGTAGCAGATGATACATAATTTCTTGAGATCCATAGGTTTTCATAACCTGCAGAAGAACACAGAACTGTTCGATATTCTGGAAGATATTGTGCGGAACCCGGATCGCAAGTCAGTGACACGTGATATTTACGGCAACGGATTCGGGAGCTTTTCCCGGGAGTATGGAGAGAATTTCGGCATCACGGTGTGCGGGGATTTTCTGGAGAATAACGAGTTTCATATTGAATACTATTTTCCTTTCTTTCGCGGATCAGATATATCCACTTATGAACAAATTGAAGTGGAACGTTTTGCGCAGAAAGAGGCCTATGCGGGGATCTGCGATGATCTTCGGCTGGGTGCCACTCTGATCTTTTACATTGACAATGTGGCCGATCTGCTGAATGCCCGGCTGCTGTACGGAAATCAGTTCAATGCATCAAATGCAGTCTTGTCAGGGCTGGCAAGTAGTGGTAAAATTCTATTACCGGTGCTGAAAACAGAGCAGCAGGTAAAACAGCGGACAGAGATATCCAAGAAGCGCATGGATCTTCTGAATGAAGCCAAAAGCGGCAGCCAGGAAGCTATCGACAGTCTGACACTGAATGATATGGATACCTATTCCATGCTGTCCCAGCGTGTGAACCACAATAAAGAAGATATCCTGAGTATTGTGGAAAGCAGTTTTATCCCCTATGGGATTGAAAGTGATCAGTATGTAGTGATCGGGGAGATTCTTTCCTGCCGTCGGACGCATAATCAGACGACAAATGAATCCGTATGGATTCTGGGGCTGGACTGCAACGACCTGGTCTTTGATATTATCATCAATGAGCGGGATCTCTATGGGGAGCCGGCTGTAGGGCGCAGGTTCCGGGGACGTATCCTGATGCAGGGATTTATTAATTTCAGTTAAAAAGGATCAGGCGGGGAGCCGGTGCGATCCGCCTGAAAAGAAAATACATTCCTTTCGGTGAAAATTTAATAACTGGTTACCGATCCAGAAGCTTACGAAGGGGACGGAAGTTCTCTGCGGTGAGAAAAATCGGCATTTGTCCTGTTAGTTTAACGGATAAAACAAGCGCCTCCTAAGAACGTTTTTAACAAACGACTCGGAGGAATCTGAAAAACAGGATGGGCGTTCGATCCGAACCGACTGCGGGACAAAAATGAGCGAAAGTTCTAACGAAGGCGTTATGGGTGTTATGAAACACCCGCCCCGTATTAGACGATTTTTATTAGACGTTTTAGAACTTTTCCTCGCGAGGGACCTGATCCTCGAAGGCCGGAAAGCCTTGAAAATACAGGAAAAATCAAAGATGTTTCTGTAGCTCAGCAGGATAGAGCGTCCGCCTCCTAAGCGGAAGGTCGTGGGTTCGAATCCCGCCAGGAACGCTATTTCAGAGGGCGGGGACCGAAAAAATCGGTTCCCGCTTCTTCTATCTCAGAAGACGATTTCCGTCTAAAAACTCCCCTTACATATTAGCTGGAATCTAAAATTTCGCCGATTCTTCTAACGAGCCGATTTTCAGCCGGTTTTCGGGGCTTCGGTTCAACGAAGGCGTTTGTTGCGCTGATCACACGAGCGCACCGGTGATAATCCGCGATCATTAGAGGACATTCCTCGCAAATGCCTTGAAAACGGGCCTTTTCCTCTTTTTTTAATTCTCCATCCACCAAATGCTGGTTCCCCTATTTTCATCCGGGGTCCGTCTCAGGCACAGATTCCGGCTAATATTTCTTCATCTTCATTGAACCTGGAGCCTTGAAATATTAGTTGTTCTAAAAGCACCCGCCCCGCATTGAACCTCCGTACATAGCCCGTTTCTGATCTGCATCTGCAGTACCGAAGCGGGCTTTTTCTTTTGAACTCTTAAGAAGATGGAGTCGCGCGCGCACCGCGTCCGCAAGCTCCTCGCGCACCGCGCACGGAAATGGAGGTATCAGATGAGAACAAGACAGAAACTACAGAGAAAAACCATTATGATCGACGGCGTCCGCTACTATGCAGAACGTCCGCATGACTGCAGGAAGTGCTTTTTCTGGAAGAACCGTAAGGTCGGCTGCTCGCTAGGCAAAGAGAACTGCTATTACCTGGCTGAAGTCATAAAGACAGAACAGGAAAAGAAATGCGAGAACTGTCCTTATGCCAAAGGCCAGCCATGTGTCACGGCGAGCTGTTATAAGGATCTGGAACACTGGCTGCAAGAACGCCGTGCCAGAACCGTGAAGCTGATGATGAAGGAAGAAAGGAGTTCAGCCTATGTCGGATAAAGATCTACAGCGTTATCGTCACTATGAGTCGATGATCAAGAAAGCACGGAAAACAGGGATTGGCGAGAAGCCGCCCAGCTGTGCGAAATGCCAGTATTATCAGCCGGAGTTCAAGTACAGGAAATGCCTGTATGCCAGATGTCCTTACCAGAGGGATACGGAGATCTTCCGCAAGAGACCCCTGAAAAAGGACAAGATTCCGGGACCGGAGGTGGTGAAGGTGGATGGATAATTATTATCTTGACTATTTTTATGGTCTTGAAGCGGATGCATACAGCTTTATCCGTGTGCCGAAGCTCCTGATCAATCTCCCGATCTATAAGGATCTAACATCTGACGATAAGCTTCTATACGGAATATTACTCGACCGGATGAGCCTTTCCGCTAAAAACCGGTGGATGGATGATGACGGACGTGTGTATATCATATTCACCATTGAAGACGTTATGGAAGCTTTAAACTGTGCTCAGCATAAAGCGGTCAAGTTAATGAACAATCTGGAGACGAAAGCACATCTGATAGAACGTAAGCGTCAGGGGCAGGGGAAACCCAGTCTGATCTATGTGAAGAAATTCGTGCCGATGTCAAATGCGCAATTCTTGAATTGTCAAAATCGCAATTCTGGAATTGCTGAAAGCACAATTCAAGAGTTGCCGAAACCGCAATGTAATAATACTGAATCCAATAATACAGAATATAGCGATACTGATCTTTTCTTTTCCGCTGACGGCAGATCAGAAGAGATGAGAACGAGAGCTGCCTATGAGGAATATTTCAGAGAGGCTCTTGAGATCGATTTTCTGAAGCAGAACAATCCGGGTGAGCGGGATACGCTGGACGGGATTCTGGATCTGATCGTGGATACCTGCTGTGCCAACAAGCCATGGATCGTAATCAGCGGAGATAAAAAGCCTATAGAAGTGGTGAAAAGCCGGTTCATGAAGCTGAATTCCAGCCATATCGAGTATGTCCTGAAGTGCCTGTCGGATAATACGACCCGGATCCGGAACGTGAATCAGTATCTGCTGGCTACTCTTTTCAATGCCACCACAACAATCAGTCCCTATTACCGGTCCTGGGTGAACAATGACATGGCTAACGGCCTTGTGTAGGAGGTGATGCAAAAAATGCCAAATAAAGCGACGGTCCTTTGCTGCGGAAACCAGAAAGGCGGCGTCGGAAAGACTTTTACAACGGAAAATCTGGGCGTCGGGCTTGCGCAGGAAGGAAAGAAAGTGCTTTTGGTGGATATGGATCCGCAGGCCTCTCTTACCATCAGCCTTGGCCATCCGAGGCCGGATGAGCTGCCGGTCACGATTTCCGATATGATGCAAAAGGTGATCACGGATGAGGATATACAGCTCCGTGAGGGAATCCTTACCCATCCGGAAGGCGTGGATCTGATGCCGGCAAACATTTCCTTGTCCGGCCTGGAGGTCTCTCTGGTCAATGCCATGAGCCGGGAATCTATTCTAAAGCAGTATCTGGAAGCGTTAAAGAAGAACTATGAGTTTATTATTCTGGACTGCATGCCGTCCCTTGGCATGCTGACGGTCAATGCCCTGGCGGCTTCCGACCAGCTGATCGTCCCGGTTCAGGCCCAGTATCTGTCCGCCAAAGGTCTGGAGCAGCTCCTTCAGACCGTCAATAAAGTGAAGCGGCAGATCAATCCGAAACTGCGGATCGAAGGGATCCTGCTGACGATGGTCGATGCGAGGACCAACAATGCCAAAGAGATTGCCGGCCTGATCCGTGAAACGTACGGCAGCCGGCTGAAGGTATTTGATGTTGAGATTCCACGATCCGTCCGGGCGGCGGAGATCAGCGCAGAGGGTAAGAGCATCTTCGCTCATGATCCCGGAGGAAAGGTTGCTGCGGCCTACAAAGAACTGACGAAGGAGGTGATCCGCGATGCCGAAAAAAGGCGCAAACATCACCTTGAGCAGCTACGATGATATCTTTGAGACCGATGAAAGCCGTGCGGACGCCCAGTTGGAACGGATACAAAAGATACCGATCAGTGAACTGGTGCCGTTCAGGGATCATCCCTTCAAGGTGGTGGATGACGAAGCTATGCTGAGGACAACGGAAAGCATTGCACAGTTCGGTGTTCTGACGCCGCTGATCGCAAGGCCTCTGGAGGACGGGACCTATGAGATCATTTCCGGTCACCGCAGAGTCCATGCCGCACAGGCAGCAGGTCTTACGGAAGTGCCTGTCATTGTCCGGGACATGGATGATGACGCCGCAACCGTGCTGATGGTCGATTCCAACCTGCAGAGGGAGCACATCCTGCCGAGCGAGCGGGCATTTGCTTATAAGATGAAGAACGAAGCAATGAAAAGGCGTGCTGGCAGGCCGTCAAGAGAAAATGCGTCCCAAGTTGGGACACAAAAAAGAACGGATGAAATTATGGTTGAAGAAATGGGACAGAGCCGAAATCAAATTCAGCGTTATATCCGCCTCACCTACCTGATCCCAGAACTCCTTGAGCTGGTCGATGAAAAGAAGATCTCCTTTAACCCTGCAGTCGAACTCTCCTACCTGAAGCCTACCGAGCAGGAAATGTTCCTGTCGGTCATGGAATGGTCGCAGAATGCACCGTCCCTCTCACAGGCCCAGCGCCTAAAGAAACTCAGTCAGGATGGAAAACTCACCCCCGACGCCATGCGTGAGATCATGAACGAAGTAAAGAAAGGCGATCTGGAGCGAGTCACCTTCCGGAATGAGACCCTTCGGAAGTATTTCCCCCGTTCCTATACCGCGCAGCAGATGCAGGACCAGATCATAAAGCTTCTGGAACAGTGGCAGAAGCGCAAACAGCGGAATCAGGAGCGATAAAACCAAATAACGTATCTCTGAAGACGGACGTTCTCCATGCGGGAATGTCTTTTTTTATGCCAAATATGAAAGGAAAACAGACTATGTCAAAGATGAAAGCAACCGAAAAGCAGGCTATGGAAATCCTTAAGAAACTGGATGAGCTGATCGATTTCTCTGTCGATCTGGAAGCAAATCTCGATGAAAGCGAGACCATCGAAGAAGTGCTCCTTTGCCTGGAGGATACGATCGATGAATTCTGCGATGCCGTCGAGGTGATCGAGGCAATCCGCGAGTTCCTGATCGAGGTGGAAAACCTTGATGATGAGGATCCCGCCGAGGAAGAGCCGGAAGAAGAATGCACCTGCTGTGCGCCTCCGGAACTCCGCAATGAGCTGATCCGTATCGCGCAGAGCATACAGGCCTATGAACGAATGGCAGCTGAAAAGCGAATGGCGGGAACCGCTACGAAGAGGAATCCCGTGCCGGAGATCCCTGTTCCTGAAGAAGACTCCGTTGCGCTGCTTTTCTATGATGCCGGAGATTACAGAGTCTTCCCCTTTGAGCATGTTCTCCGCATCTGTCCCTGGCTGAATGAGCACAGCGTTATGCGTGCGATCCCGGGCGTCAAAGATCTCTATTATCTCTATGAAGAAGGCACAGAGATCAAAACAGAAAGCGACCTTTATCTGGTCGGCCCCGTCGTTGTGATCCGGCTGAATAAAGATCATTTCCTCATCACGCCGGATGCCCTGGACCGCCACCGCGTCCGCAAGTTCATGAGAGACAACACTGAGACTATAGATTTTGAAGAAGGCGCCAGTTATCCGGCGCTTCGTTTCGTTTAAGGAGGAAAACCATGGATTATGAACAGTTTTTGGAGCAGGTAAGAGCGGATCTCCAGCAGCAGTTCCCCTATATGAACGTGGAAATCCGCAGTGTGGAGAAACTGCAGGGCCAGTCCTATACCGGTATTTCCATCACGCCGGAAGGCGGCAATGCCGGCGCGACCATGAACCTGCATTCCCAGTATGAGATGCTGCAGGACGGAGTGCCGATGGATATCGTCATGAGGCGTATCGAAAACCTTGCCGCTGATGCTGTAAAACAGATTCCGCAGGTGGAAGCTTCCACCCTATCGGATTACGAGCAGATGAAGCATACCCTGATCATGCAAGCCGTACCGGTCGGATCGAACCGTGCACTGCTTGACACCATCCCCCACAGGACAATGGAAGACATCGCCATTGTCTACCGTTTCCAGCTGGATCACAGGGAAAATGCGGACGCCACCGTGCTTGTCACCAACCAGATGCTA
This genomic window contains:
- a CDS encoding ParB/RepB/Spo0J family partition protein, which produces MPKKGANITLSSYDDIFETDESRADAQLERIQKIPISELVPFRDHPFKVVDDEAMLRTTESIAQFGVLTPLIARPLEDGTYEIISGHRRVHAAQAAGLTEVPVIVRDMDDDAATVLMVDSNLQREHILPSERAFAYKMKNEAMKRRAGRPSRENASQVGTQKRTDEIMVEEMGQSRNQIQRYIRLTYLIPELLELVDEKKISFNPAVELSYLKPTEQEMFLSVMEWSQNAPSLSQAQRLKKLSQDGKLTPDAMREIMNEVKKGDLERVTFRNETLRKYFPRSYTAQQMQDQIIKLLEQWQKRKQRNQER
- a CDS encoding DUF6017 domain-containing protein → MRTRAAYEEYFREALEIDFLKQNNPGERDTLDGILDLIVDTCCANKPWIVISGDKKPIEVVKSRFMKLNSSHIEYVLKCLSDNTTRIRNVNQYLLATLFNATTTISPYYRSWVNNDMANGLV
- a CDS encoding DUF3881 family protein; its protein translation is MIHNFLRSIGFHNLQKNTELFDILEDIVRNPDRKSVTRDIYGNGFGSFSREYGENFGITVCGDFLENNEFHIEYYFPFFRGSDISTYEQIEVERFAQKEAYAGICDDLRLGATLIFYIDNVADLLNARLLYGNQFNASNAVLSGLASSGKILLPVLKTEQQVKQRTEISKKRMDLLNEAKSGSQEAIDSLTLNDMDTYSMLSQRVNHNKEDILSIVESSFIPYGIESDQYVVIGEILSCRRTHNQTTNESVWILGLDCNDLVFDIIINERDLYGEPAVGRRFRGRILMQGFINFS
- a CDS encoding AAA family ATPase, which encodes MPNKATVLCCGNQKGGVGKTFTTENLGVGLAQEGKKVLLVDMDPQASLTISLGHPRPDELPVTISDMMQKVITDEDIQLREGILTHPEGVDLMPANISLSGLEVSLVNAMSRESILKQYLEALKKNYEFIILDCMPSLGMLTVNALAASDQLIVPVQAQYLSAKGLEQLLQTVNKVKRQINPKLRIEGILLTMVDARTNNAKEIAGLIRETYGSRLKVFDVEIPRSVRAAEISAEGKSIFAHDPGGKVAAAYKELTKEVIRDAEKRRKHHLEQLR